A region from the Vicia villosa cultivar HV-30 ecotype Madison, WI linkage group LG3, Vvil1.0, whole genome shotgun sequence genome encodes:
- the LOC131658324 gene encoding uncharacterized protein LOC131658324 — protein MFVPPPAGAASPVPPPADVGSPMPPLEGVDPLREDVDLDYPGEKEPQKFYNHGRKILALEQPHEAWFQDVLTASGLKDLCEIGYTVIHNRMLMEFAERWHPKTSFFHLPHGEVTITLDDVSCLLHILIRGALLRHGRMRKEEARNLLVEELVPDPLDAVEDVDKTHGAHVRYSFLVQRYTDALVAARYADGDLAEVEIHRQHGWILQHFQMIIGWGSMQEYIEVWPRARAFIPLRGIQTVEPYRVYLDHIVAEDTRYDAYATHCETRLFDDIALFSGWLACSSTITVPYLPEHVIRQFSYCQTIPRHPFVSVRLGLTRRQIDDIFADYQNHMVPDEARATRIERD, from the exons ATGTTTGTGCCACCTCCAGCCGGTGCTGCCTCTCCTGTGCCACCTCCAGCCGATGTTGGTTCTCCTATGCCACCTCTAGAGGGTGTTGACCCACTACGTGAGGATGTTGATTTGGATTACCCGGGG GAGAAAGAGCCCCAAAAATTCTATAACCATGGGCGGAAGATATTAGCTTTGGAACAGCCACATGAGGCGTGGTTCCAAGATGTCCTCACTGCCTCTGGTTTGAAAGACCTTTGTGAGATCGGGTACACCGTGATCCACAACAGGATGCTCATGGAATTTGCAGAGAGATGGCACCCTAAGACATCTTTCTTTCATCTACCTCATGGTGAGGTCACTATTACATTGGACGACGTCTCCTGTCTATTGCATATACTTATTAGGGGTGCCCTCCTCCGTCATGGTAGGATGAGAAAGGAGGAAGCGAGAAACCTTCTGGTTGAGGAGCTTGTGCCTGATCCATTAGATGCGGTTGAGGATGTGGATAAGACTCACGGCGCTCATGTGAGGTATTCCTTCCTGGTGCAGAGATATACTGATGCACTAGTTGCGGCACGATATGCTGATGGTGACCTAGCTGAGGTGGAGATACATAGACAACAT GGGTGGATATTACAGCACTTCCAGATGATCATTGGCTGGGGATCTATGCAGGAGTACATTGAGGTCTGGCCACGTGCTCGTGCCTTCATCCCCCTCAGAGGGATCCAGACGGTGGAGCCTTACAGAGTCTATCTGGACCACATTGTTGCCGAGGACACCCGCTACGACGCATACGCTACTCACTGTGAGACGCGCCTATTTGATGACATTGCATTATTctctggatggttggcatgcAGTTCGACCATCACTGTTCCTTATCTTCCGGAGCACGTCATACGGCAGTTCAGCTACTGTCAGACGATACCCCGCCACCCTTTTGTTTCCGTTCGTCTTGGCTTGACTCGTAGGCAGATAGATGACATATTTGCTGACTATCAGAACCACATGGTTCCAGACGAGGCTCGGGCGACCAGAATAGAGAGAGACTGA
- the LOC131656098 gene encoding small polypeptide DEVIL 11-like produces the protein MSSESTCNQTVPPFYLDEKWKLSSKNQVSSSNSKKKKNLTHHRKCAFARKCVRLVEEQRARFYIMRRCVIMLICWNDQYNDS, from the coding sequence ATGTCTTCTGAATCCACATGCAATCAAACTGTCCCACCTTTCTACTTAGATGAGAAGTGGAAGTTATCATCAAAGAATCAAGTATCTTCCTCAAattcgaagaagaagaagaatttaaCTCATCATAGAAAGTGTGCTTTTGCTAGAAAGTGTGTTAGGCTTGTTGAAGAACAAAGAGCTCGTTTCTATATCATGAGAAGATGTGTTATAATGCTCATTTGTTGGAATGATCAGTACAATGATTCATAA
- the LOC131661867 gene encoding uncharacterized protein LOC131661867 isoform X2: MSFVFRGARGDIENGFPGFIPERRALRVHAARPSNSNSLTFLVTVLLLFMILNSHQMSPNFLLWLVLGVFLMATMLRMYATCQQLQAQAQAHAAAASGLLGHTELRLHMPPSIALASRGRLQGLRLQLALLDREFDDLDYETLRALDSDNVSTAPSMTEEEINALPVHKYKVSVPQKSSSSMQQAPPSTSAENNMAASSSTPNSSTSVASCAAIFKPTNSKDIGWKYNGLKDLNNRKKVTCDFCNMTSSGGISRAKRHQAGIQGDVIPCLKTPEDVKAILRADIFEKEKIKKGIQEIAVQIDADDTLDIEEISRIRTGKRIAENETSSIAIKRTKGPLDLVYKKAKDTSINDACDKEARARTIQYVARFFYTCGVAFNVANARAFKLMLEAVGSYGPHLKPPSYHELRVPLLKNELEYTKGLLKNQEVQRNKYGCSIMSDGWTDRKGRTLINFLVNCSTGTMFVKSVDASDYAKTGEKLAELLDTFVEEMGEKNVVQLITDNGSNYVAAGKILCEGRKHLFWTPCAAHCIDLMLEDIGKIPKVKNVIQKGIKVVGYIYNHTFALNLMRKTTGNVELVKQGVTRFATHFLCLQRMQELRGKLREMFLCEEWTSSKCAKDPKGKRAATTILNVSFWSDVLYTLKCMAPLVDVLRMVDNERKPAMGYIYAAMGVAKESIEKAFNLNSSKYKDVFEIIDKRWECQLHHPLHAAGHYLNPEYYFSKPEIESDARLVKGLRRCIERLSESEDVEDLISVELAQYRSASGLFGIKAAMRQRSTLAPAEWWKSYGAETPHLQLLAIKVLSLGCSASGCERNWSIFEHIHSKKRNKLEHQKLQDLVFIKYNQALVERFEIRDKIDPMEFSEINFHTEWLVGEMEKVGDVGEELVDPNHDLTWTQVADASGANEPLIYTRRSMARPQTSRPPRATIAPRATIAPRATIAQQVVVEEVEEDVEDEESEEDVEEDEELEENVEEEEEEEEDEDEDVEEYFDDAT; encoded by the exons ATGAGTTTTGTTTTTCGAGGTGCAAGAGGTGATATAGAAAATGGGTTTCCAGGATTTATACCCGAGAGGCGTGCATTG cGTGTTCATGCAGCACGACCTAGTAATTCCAACTCACTCACTTTTCTCGTAACAG TTCTCCTGTTATTCATGATACTGAACTCCCACCAGATGTCACCAAATTTTCTG CTCTGGCTAGTGCTTGGTGTTTTTTTGATGGCTACAATGCTAAGGATGTATGCAACATGTCAACAGCTTCAAGCCCAGGCCCAAGCTCATGCAGCAGCAGCCAGTGGTCTTCTTGGCCACACAGAACTGCGGTTGCATATGCCTCCATCGATAGCACTTGCAAGCCGAGGGCGTCTGCAGGGTCTCAGACTTCAGCTGGCACTTCTTGATCGGGAGTTTGATGATCTAG ATTATGAAACTTTAAGAGCTCTGGATTCAGATAATGTTTCTACTGCACCTTCTATGACTGAAGAAGAGATAAACGCTCTTCCAGTTCACAAATACAAGGTTTCTGTTCCCCAAAA AAGTAGCTCCTCAATGCAACAAGCACCCCCATCCACTTCTGCTGAG AACAATATGGCAGCATCTTCCTCAACACCAAATTCTTCTACGTCGGTTGCTTCGTGTGCTGCAATATTCAAACCAACCAATAGTAAAGACATAGGATGGAAATATAATGGTTTGAAGGATTTGAATAATCGGAAGAAGGTCACATGTGATTTCTGTAACATGACAAGTAGTGGAGGAATAAGTAGAGCAAAAAGGCATCAAGCAGGAATTCAAGGCGATGTAATTCCTTGTTTGAAAACACCGGAGGATGTTAAGGCTATATTACGTGCCGACATTTTTGAGAAAGAGAAAATTAAGAAAGGAATACAAGAAATTGCGGTGCAAATAGATGCGGATGATACCCTTGATATCGAGGAAATAAGTAGGATTAGAACCGGAAAGAGGATTGCCGAGAATGAGACCTCTTCAATAGCCATCAAGAGGACTAAAGGGCCATTAGATTTGGTGTATAAGAAGGCTAAGGACACAAGTATCAATGATGCTTGTGATAAAGAAGCGAGGGCAAGAACTATCCAATATGTTGCTCGCTTTTTTTATACGTGTGGAGTTGCTTTTAATGTAGCAAATGCAAGAGCTTTTAAGTTGATGTTGGAAGCCGTTGGGAGCTATGGTCCTCATTTGAAGCCGCCAAGTTATCATGAACTTAGGGTTCCACTTCTTAAAAATGAGTTGGAATATACGAAAGGTTTGTTGAAGAACCAAGAGGTGCAAAGAAACAAATACGGTTGTTCAATTATGTCGGATGGTTGGACGGATAGAAAAGGTAGAACATTGATCAATTTCTTGGTCAATTGCTCGACGGGGaccatgtttgtgaagagtgtggATGCTTCCGACTATGCAAAGACGGGTGAAAAGCTAGCCGAGTTGTTGGACACATTTGttgaggaaatgggtgaaaaaaatGTTGTCCAATTGATCACCGATAATGGAAGCAACTATGTAGCGGCGGGTAAAATATTGTGTGAAGGGAGGAAACACTTGTTTTGGACTCCATGTGCTGCCCATTGTATAGACCTTATGTTAGAAGACATAGGCAAAATTCCAAAGGTGAAAAATGTTATACAAAAAGGGATTAAGGTTGTGGGCTACATTTATAACCATACTTTTGCTTTGAATTTAATGAGAAAGACTACCGGCAATGTTGAATTGGTTAAACAAGGAGTGACAAGGTTTGCTACCCATTTCCTTTGTCTACAAAGAATGCAAGAACTAAGAGGAAAGCTTAGAGAGATGTTCCTTTGTGAAGAATGGACAAGTTCCAAGTGTGCCAAAGATCCTAAAGGAAAAAGGGCAGCTACTACTATTCTTAATGTATCATTTTGGAGTGATGTTCTCTACACTCTTAAGTGCATGGCGCCTCTTGTAGATGTGTTAAGAATGGTTGACAATGAAAGGAAACCCGCAATGGGATACATATATGCCGCAATGGGGGTAGCGAAGGAATCGATTGAAAAAGCTTTCAATTTAAATTCAAGCAAgtataaagatgtttttgaaatcaTTGATAAAAGATGGGAGTGTCAACTTCATCATCCGCTACATGCTGCAGGCCACTATCTCAATCCTGAATATTATTTTTCTAAACCAGAAATTGAGTCCGATGCTAGATTGGTAAAAGGCCTCCGTAGGTGCATTGAGAGACTTAGTGAAAGTGAAGATGTGGAGGATTTGATTTCAGTAGAATTGGCACAATATCGGAGTGCTTCAGGTCTCTTTGGTATAAAAGCGGCAATGAGACAAAGGTCGACATTAGCTCCAG CTGAGTGGTGGAAGTCTTATGGAGCCGAAACTCCGCATTTGCAATTGTTGGCTATTAAAGTGTTGAGTTTGGGTTGCAGTGCTTCCGGATGTGAGCGTAACTGGAGCATCTTTGAGCAT ATTCATTccaagaagagaaataaattggaacatcaaaaattgcaAGACTTGGTGTTTATCAAGTATAATCAAGCTTTGGTAGAGAGGTTTGAAATTCGAGATAAAATTGATCCTATGGAATTTAGCGAAATTAATTTCCACACCGAATGGTTGGTGGGAGAGATGGAAAAGGTAGGAGATGTTGGTGAAGAATTGGTTGATCCAAATCATGATTTAACTTGGACTCAAGTTGCCGATGCTAGTGGGGCTAATGAGCCTTTAATCTACACTAGGAGGTCAATGGCACGCCCACAAACATCAAGGCCACCAAGAGCAACAATTGCACCAAGAGCAACAATTGCACCAAGAGCAACAATTGCACAACAAGTGGTGGTAgaagaggttgaagaagatgttgaagatgaagaatcggaggaagatgttgaagaagatgaagaattggAGGAaaatgttgaagaagaagaagaagaagaagaagatgaagatgaagatgttgaGGAATATTTTGATGATGCTACATGA
- the LOC131661867 gene encoding uncharacterized protein LOC131661867 isoform X1 yields MSFVFRGARGDIENGFPGFIPERRALRVHAARPSNSNSLTFLVTVLLLFMILNSHQMSPNFLLWLVLGVFLMATMLRMYATCQQLQAQAQAHAAAASGLLGHTELRLHMPPSIALASRGRLQGLRLQLALLDREFDDLDYETLRALDSDNVSTAPSMTEEEINALPVHKYKVSVPQKSSSSMQQAPPSTSAEPVATETSLFSSFHSSHRSHRFTLLIASAASHRSATTSHRSASSHRPLTNNMAASSSTPNSSTSVASCAAIFKPTNSKDIGWKYNGLKDLNNRKKVTCDFCNMTSSGGISRAKRHQAGIQGDVIPCLKTPEDVKAILRADIFEKEKIKKGIQEIAVQIDADDTLDIEEISRIRTGKRIAENETSSIAIKRTKGPLDLVYKKAKDTSINDACDKEARARTIQYVARFFYTCGVAFNVANARAFKLMLEAVGSYGPHLKPPSYHELRVPLLKNELEYTKGLLKNQEVQRNKYGCSIMSDGWTDRKGRTLINFLVNCSTGTMFVKSVDASDYAKTGEKLAELLDTFVEEMGEKNVVQLITDNGSNYVAAGKILCEGRKHLFWTPCAAHCIDLMLEDIGKIPKVKNVIQKGIKVVGYIYNHTFALNLMRKTTGNVELVKQGVTRFATHFLCLQRMQELRGKLREMFLCEEWTSSKCAKDPKGKRAATTILNVSFWSDVLYTLKCMAPLVDVLRMVDNERKPAMGYIYAAMGVAKESIEKAFNLNSSKYKDVFEIIDKRWECQLHHPLHAAGHYLNPEYYFSKPEIESDARLVKGLRRCIERLSESEDVEDLISVELAQYRSASGLFGIKAAMRQRSTLAPAEWWKSYGAETPHLQLLAIKVLSLGCSASGCERNWSIFEHIHSKKRNKLEHQKLQDLVFIKYNQALVERFEIRDKIDPMEFSEINFHTEWLVGEMEKVGDVGEELVDPNHDLTWTQVADASGANEPLIYTRRSMARPQTSRPPRATIAPRATIAPRATIAQQVVVEEVEEDVEDEESEEDVEEDEELEENVEEEEEEEEDEDEDVEEYFDDAT; encoded by the exons ATGAGTTTTGTTTTTCGAGGTGCAAGAGGTGATATAGAAAATGGGTTTCCAGGATTTATACCCGAGAGGCGTGCATTG cGTGTTCATGCAGCACGACCTAGTAATTCCAACTCACTCACTTTTCTCGTAACAG TTCTCCTGTTATTCATGATACTGAACTCCCACCAGATGTCACCAAATTTTCTG CTCTGGCTAGTGCTTGGTGTTTTTTTGATGGCTACAATGCTAAGGATGTATGCAACATGTCAACAGCTTCAAGCCCAGGCCCAAGCTCATGCAGCAGCAGCCAGTGGTCTTCTTGGCCACACAGAACTGCGGTTGCATATGCCTCCATCGATAGCACTTGCAAGCCGAGGGCGTCTGCAGGGTCTCAGACTTCAGCTGGCACTTCTTGATCGGGAGTTTGATGATCTAG ATTATGAAACTTTAAGAGCTCTGGATTCAGATAATGTTTCTACTGCACCTTCTATGACTGAAGAAGAGATAAACGCTCTTCCAGTTCACAAATACAAGGTTTCTGTTCCCCAAAA AAGTAGCTCCTCAATGCAACAAGCACCCCCATCCACTTCTGCTGAG CCAGTAGCCACCGAAACTTCACTCTTCTCATCGTTTCACTCTTCTCATCGTTCTCATCGTTTCACTCTTCTCATCGCTTCCGCCGCCAGCCACCGTTCAGCCACCACCAGCCACCGTTCTGCTTCCAGCCACCGTCCTCTCACG AACAATATGGCAGCATCTTCCTCAACACCAAATTCTTCTACGTCGGTTGCTTCGTGTGCTGCAATATTCAAACCAACCAATAGTAAAGACATAGGATGGAAATATAATGGTTTGAAGGATTTGAATAATCGGAAGAAGGTCACATGTGATTTCTGTAACATGACAAGTAGTGGAGGAATAAGTAGAGCAAAAAGGCATCAAGCAGGAATTCAAGGCGATGTAATTCCTTGTTTGAAAACACCGGAGGATGTTAAGGCTATATTACGTGCCGACATTTTTGAGAAAGAGAAAATTAAGAAAGGAATACAAGAAATTGCGGTGCAAATAGATGCGGATGATACCCTTGATATCGAGGAAATAAGTAGGATTAGAACCGGAAAGAGGATTGCCGAGAATGAGACCTCTTCAATAGCCATCAAGAGGACTAAAGGGCCATTAGATTTGGTGTATAAGAAGGCTAAGGACACAAGTATCAATGATGCTTGTGATAAAGAAGCGAGGGCAAGAACTATCCAATATGTTGCTCGCTTTTTTTATACGTGTGGAGTTGCTTTTAATGTAGCAAATGCAAGAGCTTTTAAGTTGATGTTGGAAGCCGTTGGGAGCTATGGTCCTCATTTGAAGCCGCCAAGTTATCATGAACTTAGGGTTCCACTTCTTAAAAATGAGTTGGAATATACGAAAGGTTTGTTGAAGAACCAAGAGGTGCAAAGAAACAAATACGGTTGTTCAATTATGTCGGATGGTTGGACGGATAGAAAAGGTAGAACATTGATCAATTTCTTGGTCAATTGCTCGACGGGGaccatgtttgtgaagagtgtggATGCTTCCGACTATGCAAAGACGGGTGAAAAGCTAGCCGAGTTGTTGGACACATTTGttgaggaaatgggtgaaaaaaatGTTGTCCAATTGATCACCGATAATGGAAGCAACTATGTAGCGGCGGGTAAAATATTGTGTGAAGGGAGGAAACACTTGTTTTGGACTCCATGTGCTGCCCATTGTATAGACCTTATGTTAGAAGACATAGGCAAAATTCCAAAGGTGAAAAATGTTATACAAAAAGGGATTAAGGTTGTGGGCTACATTTATAACCATACTTTTGCTTTGAATTTAATGAGAAAGACTACCGGCAATGTTGAATTGGTTAAACAAGGAGTGACAAGGTTTGCTACCCATTTCCTTTGTCTACAAAGAATGCAAGAACTAAGAGGAAAGCTTAGAGAGATGTTCCTTTGTGAAGAATGGACAAGTTCCAAGTGTGCCAAAGATCCTAAAGGAAAAAGGGCAGCTACTACTATTCTTAATGTATCATTTTGGAGTGATGTTCTCTACACTCTTAAGTGCATGGCGCCTCTTGTAGATGTGTTAAGAATGGTTGACAATGAAAGGAAACCCGCAATGGGATACATATATGCCGCAATGGGGGTAGCGAAGGAATCGATTGAAAAAGCTTTCAATTTAAATTCAAGCAAgtataaagatgtttttgaaatcaTTGATAAAAGATGGGAGTGTCAACTTCATCATCCGCTACATGCTGCAGGCCACTATCTCAATCCTGAATATTATTTTTCTAAACCAGAAATTGAGTCCGATGCTAGATTGGTAAAAGGCCTCCGTAGGTGCATTGAGAGACTTAGTGAAAGTGAAGATGTGGAGGATTTGATTTCAGTAGAATTGGCACAATATCGGAGTGCTTCAGGTCTCTTTGGTATAAAAGCGGCAATGAGACAAAGGTCGACATTAGCTCCAG CTGAGTGGTGGAAGTCTTATGGAGCCGAAACTCCGCATTTGCAATTGTTGGCTATTAAAGTGTTGAGTTTGGGTTGCAGTGCTTCCGGATGTGAGCGTAACTGGAGCATCTTTGAGCAT ATTCATTccaagaagagaaataaattggaacatcaaaaattgcaAGACTTGGTGTTTATCAAGTATAATCAAGCTTTGGTAGAGAGGTTTGAAATTCGAGATAAAATTGATCCTATGGAATTTAGCGAAATTAATTTCCACACCGAATGGTTGGTGGGAGAGATGGAAAAGGTAGGAGATGTTGGTGAAGAATTGGTTGATCCAAATCATGATTTAACTTGGACTCAAGTTGCCGATGCTAGTGGGGCTAATGAGCCTTTAATCTACACTAGGAGGTCAATGGCACGCCCACAAACATCAAGGCCACCAAGAGCAACAATTGCACCAAGAGCAACAATTGCACCAAGAGCAACAATTGCACAACAAGTGGTGGTAgaagaggttgaagaagatgttgaagatgaagaatcggaggaagatgttgaagaagatgaagaattggAGGAaaatgttgaagaagaagaagaagaagaagaagatgaagatgaagatgttgaGGAATATTTTGATGATGCTACATGA
- the LOC131658326 gene encoding uncharacterized protein LOC131658326, whose product MARPIEFVRDINDSKDLWKISVRCKHIWSVTSASKKEHIEMILVDSKGSMIQAVVPPYLVTKFKEYLSHGCSYVMQNFKVGSNDFSFKSTGHKHKLVFCGSTSVKKTDNPEIPVNFLNLLSLADIVDGKFHANILVGNNLLGLIHALGGVVEITQSHVSSDNSKSKVVSSFTNNSFKGDFPKLSDSSVQVTVSQNSYYSDFDKFVWKADILSLVEIGSLQQETTCVTVATLDKFDVGQAGWFKLEILAVDGKCKAKFIFWDVDCVKLVGKSAVEIINGLKKAGEYDPLEFPYELDSILKRELAIRAVFQPKNGRLSVIGFRDDQETRNRVKENFRAEEVMRN is encoded by the exons ATGGCGCGTCCAATTGAGTTTGTGAGGGATATCAATGACTCAAAGGACCTCTGGAAGATTTCTGTTAGGTGCAAACATATTTGGTCAGTcacaagtgcttcaaagaaggaaCACATTGAAATGATTCTAGTGGATTCCAAG GGATCTATGATTCAAGCTGTTGTACCCCCGTACTTGGTTACCAAGTTCAAGGAATATCTCTCTCATGGTTGTTCATACGTAATGCAGAATTTTAAAGTAGGTTCCAATGACTTCTCTTTTAAGTCCACTGGTCATAAACACAAGCTGGTGTTCTGTGGATCTACTTCCGTAAAGAAAACAGACAACCCAGAAATTCCTGTTAATTTTCTCAATCTTCTTAGTTTGGCTGACATTGTGGATGGAAAGTTCCATGCAAATATTTTAgttggtaacaatcttcttggaCTAATTC ATGCTCTTGGTGGAGTTGTAGAGATTACTCAATCCCATGTCAGTTCTGATAATAGCAAGAGCAAAGTTGTTTCTTCATTTACTAATAACAG TTTtaaaggtgattttccaaagttgTCAGATTCAAGTGTGCAAGTTACTGTATCACAGAATTCATACTACTCAGACTTCGATAAGTTTGTATGGAAAGCTGATATATTAAGTCTTGTAGAAATAGGGAGTTTGCAACAG GAAACTACATGTGTAACTGTTGCGACGCTGGATAAATTTGATGTTGGCCAAGCTGGATG GTTTAAACTCGAAATACTGGCTGTTGACGGTAAATGCAAGGCAAAGTTTATTTTTTGGGACGTCGATTGTGTTAAGTTGGTTGGCAAATCCGCTGTTGAGATAATAAATGGTCTAAAAAAG GCTGGTGAATATGATCCGCTTGAATTTCCTTACGAACTTGATTCAATATTGAAGCGGGAGTTGGCTATCAGAGCTGTATTCCAGCCCAAAAATGGACGCCTCTCCGTGATTGGTTTCAGAGATGACCAGGAAACCCGTAATAGAGTTAAGGAAAATTTTAGGGCAGAAGAGGTAATgagaaattga
- the LOC131661867 gene encoding E3 ubiquitin-protein ligase SDIR1-like isoform X3, protein MSFVFRGARGDIENGFPGFIPERRALRVHAARPSNSNSLTFLVTVLLLFMILNSHQMSPNFLLWLVLGVFLMATMLRMYATCQQLQAQAQAHAAAASGLLGHTELRLHMPPSIALASRGRLQGLRLQLALLDREFDDLDYETLRALDSDNVSTAPSMTEEEINALPVHKYKVSVPQKSSSSMQQAPPSTSAEKTQDNSNLVGNTKVSDDDLTCSVCLEQVNVGDLLRSLPCLHQFHANCIDPWLRQQGTCPVCKFRAGSGWNDGGHNDIADMV, encoded by the exons ATGAGTTTTGTTTTTCGAGGTGCAAGAGGTGATATAGAAAATGGGTTTCCAGGATTTATACCCGAGAGGCGTGCATTG cGTGTTCATGCAGCACGACCTAGTAATTCCAACTCACTCACTTTTCTCGTAACAG TTCTCCTGTTATTCATGATACTGAACTCCCACCAGATGTCACCAAATTTTCTG CTCTGGCTAGTGCTTGGTGTTTTTTTGATGGCTACAATGCTAAGGATGTATGCAACATGTCAACAGCTTCAAGCCCAGGCCCAAGCTCATGCAGCAGCAGCCAGTGGTCTTCTTGGCCACACAGAACTGCGGTTGCATATGCCTCCATCGATAGCACTTGCAAGCCGAGGGCGTCTGCAGGGTCTCAGACTTCAGCTGGCACTTCTTGATCGGGAGTTTGATGATCTAG ATTATGAAACTTTAAGAGCTCTGGATTCAGATAATGTTTCTACTGCACCTTCTATGACTGAAGAAGAGATAAACGCTCTTCCAGTTCACAAATACAAGGTTTCTGTTCCCCAAAA AAGTAGCTCCTCAATGCAACAAGCACCCCCATCCACTTCTGCTGAG AAAACACAGGATAATTCAAATTTGGTTGGAAACACCAAAGTCTCAGATGATGATCTCACCTGCAGTGTATGCTTGGAGCAGGTTAATGTTGGAGATCTACTTCGTAGCTTGCCCTGCCTTCATCAG TTTCATGCTAATTGCATTGATCCTTGGTTGCGGCAACAAGGGACGTGCCCTGTTTGCAAATTTCGAGCAGGATCTGGGTGGAATGACGGTGGACATAATGATATCGCTGACATGGTTTGA
- the LOC131658325 gene encoding uncharacterized protein LOC131658325, with translation MNQNGLSSRIFGGKVIVFGGDFRQILPIVPRASCSDIVHASIFSSYVWDYCKVLTLTKNMRLKNGKGNNNNNEITEFSKWILDVDDGRISEPNDGLVDIEIPRELLITDFEDPIQAIVESTYPDLLQNYYRLYYLQGKAILASTIEVVDKINHYILDLIPGEEKEYLSFDKIDKTDATYTEAYEVLTPEFLSNLRTSGLQNHILKLKVGTPIMLMRNLDQSQGLCNGTRLIVTRLANHVIEARIISGKNIGNLFYIPRMSMSPSESPWPFKLIRQQFPIIVSYAMTINKSQGQSLDTAGLYLPTPVFSHGQLYVSISRVTNKNGLKILIHDNDSVPCSTTTNVVYKEVFLSLY, from the exons ATGAACCAGAATGGGCTATCGAGTAGAATATTTGGAGGGAAAGTTATTGTTTTCGGTGGAGATTTCCGGCAGATTCTTCCTATTGTTCCAAGAGCATCCTGTTCCGATATTGTTCATGCATCAATATTCTCATCTTATGTGTGGGACTACTGCAAGGTCCTCACTCTAACAAAAAACATGAGGCTTAAGAATGGTAAAggtaataacaacaataatgaaATAACAGAGTTCTCGAAATGGATATTGGATGTCGACGATGGTAGGATATCCGAACCAAATGATGGATTGGTTGATATAGAGATCCCTCGGGAATTATTAATTACAGATTTTGAAGATCCCATTCAAGCCATCGTTGAAAGCACATACCCGGATTTGTTGCAGAATTATTATCGTCTTTATTATTTACAAGGCAAAGCAATTCTTGCATCAACAATTGAAGTTGTTGACAAAATCAATCATTATATTTTGGATCTAATACCAG GAGAAGAAAAGGAATATCTCAGTTTTGACAAGATAGATAAAACTGATGCGACTTACACTGAAGCTTACGAAGTTCTAACACCTGAATTCTTGAGTAATCTAAGAACATCCGGTCTACAAAATCACATTCTCAAATTGAAGGTTGGTACACCAATTATGTTGATGAGAAATTTAGACCAATCTCAAGGATTGTGCAATGGCACAAGACTTATTGTTACAAGATTAGCCAATCACGTCATTGAGGCAAGAATTATTTCTGGCAAGAATATAGGTAACCTCTTTTACATTCCTCGAATGTCTATGTCGCCGTCAGAGTCTCCGTGGCCATTTAAGTTGATTAGGCAACAATTTCCAATAATTGTCTCTTATGCCATGACAATTAATAAATCCCAAGGTCAATCCCTTGATACTGCTGGATTATATTTGCCTACTCCCGTGTTTAGTCATGGTCAATTATATGTTTCCATATCGAGAGTTACCAACAAAAACGGTCTAAAGATATTGATTCATGACAACGACAGTGTTCCGTGCTCGACCACTACAAATGTAGTGTACAAGGAAGTTTTTCTATCACTTTATTAA